One Setaria viridis chromosome 5, Setaria_viridis_v4.0, whole genome shotgun sequence genomic region harbors:
- the LOC117858966 gene encoding uncharacterized protein, which translates to MAAQETTPSSKGAEAPATIRLVNFISEDQLDEVKRTRGERVEDGTAQRDKPLFQILQENKEKKDAEFNERFKHRPPKALDEDETEFLENLASSRREYEQQVANEEAEQLRSFHEAVAARSNIVHELEAPTVSRPEESRPKPPTKRSQPALLKNVIISVKPQAKKAKVDAEAKSAPEEQRPSNGHDADQNPPPDANKAALGSLVAYDDDDDSGDDQD; encoded by the exons ATGGCCGCGCAGGAGACGACGCCGAGCTCGAAGGGAGCGGAGGCGCCGGCGACCATCCGCCTCGTCAACTTCATCTCCGAGGACCAG CTCGATGAGGTGAAGCGGACGCGAGGGGAGCGGGTGGAGGACGGCACCGCGCAGCGCGACAAACCCCTGTTCCAG ATCCTACAGGAgaataaggagaagaaggatgcgGAGTTCAACGAGCGCTTCAAGCACA GACCTCCAAAAGCTTTGGATGAGGATGAGACAGAGTTTCTCGAAAATTTGGCATCG TCAAGGAGGGAATATGAACAGCAAGTGGCCAATGAAGAAGCGGAGCAACTCCGCAGTTTCCAT GAGGCTGTAGCTGCCCGATCCAATATAGTTCATGAACTTGAGGCTCCTACAGTCTCTAGACCAGAG GAGAGCAGGCCTAAGCCACCTACGAAGAGGAGCCAGCCTGCGCTCCTGAAAAACGTAATAATTTCCGTGAAGCCGCAAGCCAAGAAGGCAAAGGTTGATGCGGAAGCTAAGTCTGCACCTGAGGAGCAGCGACCTTCGAACGGGCATGACGCGGACCAAAACCCACCACCGGATGCCAACAAGGCCGCTCTGGGCTCTCTGGTGGCttatgatgatgacgacgacagCGGCGATGACCAAGATTGA